One window of Acidobacteriota bacterium genomic DNA carries:
- a CDS encoding EAL domain-containing protein — MSDAKLENAILRNLLGHTTRAYEDQVRALSAEKELALVTLASIADGVITTDPEERIEYLNPVAENLTGWSIDEARDRPLNEIFRLVTETTGEPIEPPPGWSLAKHGTVRLMDRTTLLRRDGARFAVESSLSPIRDSEDRLLGTVIVFQDVSEKRLLALQLAHQATHDALTGLLNRQAFDARLHGALAEARGSAQLHALAYLDLDQFKLVNDTCGHFAGDELLVRVTRLLQEEVSEDGIVARLGGDEFALLLPTETIEDAHQRVTAIHRSLEQLRFRWQDKTFTCRASIGLVPVEPEFESVAHLLSAADHACYVAKDKGRNRIQVYLPAEAEFVRRYGEMDWVVRIQRTLEEDRFILYGQTVQPLAVPDDGLRSFEVLLRMEEEPGQVHNPSEFIRAAERYGLMRSIDRWVIGATLNTLAELTPEELAGVGLCWINLSAVSLGDETFLPFILRELERTGIPVTKICLEITETAAIANLAQAKTLMRELSRRGCRFALDDFGSGMSSYGYLKDLSVDYLKIDGHFIQDMVTDRLDRAMVDSVHRLGHLLGMRTVAESVGSQATENLLKEIGVDYIQGNWIDPPKPLGQLVRATNPAGANPAGANPAGARGM; from the coding sequence ATGAGCGACGCCAAGCTCGAAAACGCCATCCTCCGCAATCTCCTGGGTCACACCACCCGGGCCTACGAGGACCAAGTGCGAGCTCTGTCGGCGGAAAAGGAGCTGGCCCTCGTGACCCTCGCCTCGATCGCCGACGGCGTGATCACCACCGATCCGGAAGAGCGCATCGAGTACCTGAATCCGGTGGCCGAGAACCTCACCGGCTGGAGCATCGACGAAGCCCGCGACCGGCCCTTGAATGAGATCTTCCGGCTGGTCACGGAAACCACCGGCGAACCGATCGAACCGCCCCCCGGCTGGAGCCTCGCCAAGCACGGCACCGTCCGGCTGATGGACCGCACCACCCTACTGCGGCGCGACGGTGCCCGCTTCGCCGTAGAGAGTTCGCTGTCCCCCATCCGCGACAGCGAAGATCGGCTCCTCGGTACGGTGATCGTCTTTCAGGATGTCTCCGAAAAGCGTCTACTCGCCCTGCAGCTCGCCCACCAAGCAACCCACGACGCCCTCACCGGCCTGCTCAATCGGCAGGCCTTCGATGCACGCCTTCACGGCGCCCTGGCGGAAGCCCGCGGGTCCGCGCAGCTTCACGCACTGGCCTACCTGGATCTCGATCAGTTCAAGCTGGTCAACGACACCTGCGGCCACTTCGCTGGCGACGAACTCCTGGTACGGGTGACACGACTGCTGCAGGAAGAGGTGAGCGAAGACGGCATCGTCGCGCGCCTGGGAGGCGATGAATTTGCTCTCTTGCTGCCGACAGAAACCATCGAGGATGCGCATCAGCGGGTGACCGCCATCCACCGTTCGCTCGAGCAGCTACGGTTTCGCTGGCAGGACAAGACCTTCACCTGCCGGGCGAGTATCGGACTGGTGCCGGTGGAGCCGGAATTCGAAAGCGTCGCCCACCTATTGTCCGCCGCCGACCACGCCTGCTACGTCGCCAAAGACAAAGGACGCAACCGAATTCAGGTCTACCTACCGGCGGAGGCGGAATTCGTCCGACGCTACGGAGAAATGGACTGGGTGGTCCGCATCCAGCGCACCCTGGAGGAAGACCGCTTCATTCTCTACGGTCAAACGGTGCAACCGCTCGCCGTGCCGGACGACGGCTTGCGCTCCTTCGAGGTGCTGCTGCGGATGGAAGAAGAACCCGGTCAAGTGCACAATCCGAGCGAGTTCATCCGCGCCGCCGAACGCTACGGCCTGATGCGGAGTATCGACCGCTGGGTGATCGGCGCCACTCTGAACACCCTGGCCGAGTTGACGCCCGAAGAACTCGCCGGTGTCGGACTGTGCTGGATCAACCTGTCGGCGGTCTCCCTAGGCGACGAGACCTTCCTGCCATTCATCCTGCGAGAACTCGAGCGTACGGGCATCCCAGTGACCAAGATCTGCCTGGAAATCACCGAAACGGCGGCCATCGCCAACCTCGCCCAGGCCAAGACGCTGATGCGCGAACTGTCCCGCCGCGGCTGCCGCTTCGCGCTGGACGACTTCGGAAGCGGCATGTCCTCCTACGGCTATTTGAAGGACCTGTCCGTCGACTACCTGAAGATCGACGGACACTTCATCCAGGACATGGTCACCGACCGCCTCGACCGTGCCATGGTCGACTCCGTCCACCGGCTGGGACACCTCCTCGGCATGCGCACGGTGGCCGAATCCGTCGGCAGCCAGGCGACCGAAAACCTCCTCAAAGAAATCGGCGTCGACTACATCCAGGGCAATTGGATCGACCCGCCCAAGCCCCTGGGCCAACTCGTCCGCGCCACCAACCCCGCAGGCGCCAACCCCGCAGGCGCCAACCCCGCAGGCGCCAGGGGAATGTAG
- a CDS encoding rhomboid family intramembrane serine protease has translation MLQRAPLTAFFIASIVLAFLLDAGLRLVGWGDVLFQLGANFGPLVAEGQLWRLFTSMFLHGGILHLAVNAWALYQLGALVEIWMGKGRLALVYLATGLAGSLASVLWNLFGQAEPRPSVGASGAIFGLLGTLIAFLVRRRDRLRPEAKSLLLNLSFWAAINIFFGLNVDVIDNAAHMGGMITGFAIGWFLQPRRLLREPPPS, from the coding sequence ATGCTGCAGCGCGCTCCTCTGACGGCGTTCTTCATCGCCTCGATCGTTCTGGCGTTCCTGCTCGACGCCGGCTTGCGCCTGGTCGGGTGGGGCGATGTCCTTTTCCAGCTCGGCGCCAACTTCGGGCCGCTGGTGGCGGAAGGCCAACTGTGGCGGCTGTTCACCAGCATGTTCCTCCACGGAGGGATTCTTCATCTGGCGGTCAATGCCTGGGCGCTCTACCAGTTGGGAGCCCTGGTCGAGATCTGGATGGGCAAGGGGAGGTTGGCCCTGGTGTACCTAGCGACGGGTTTGGCGGGCTCCTTGGCGAGTGTCTTGTGGAATCTTTTCGGTCAGGCCGAGCCGCGGCCGAGCGTGGGAGCGTCCGGCGCCATCTTCGGTCTGTTGGGCACGTTGATCGCCTTTCTGGTGCGCCGCCGCGATCGCCTGCGGCCGGAGGCCAAGAGTCTGCTCTTGAACCTCAGCTTCTGGGCCGCCATCAACATTTTCTTCGGTCTGAACGTCGACGTGATCGACAACGCGGCCCACATGGGCGGCATGATCACCGGCTTCGCCATCGGCTGGTTCCTCCAGCCCCGCCGGCTCCTCCGCGAGCCCCCACCCTCCTAA
- a CDS encoding VWA domain-containing protein yields the protein MTILRVGLLGLLSVPPALGQVALPEADFALWSDNQREFFTEGPALLLTAEERERIAGLDDARRQNEILSFVSTDPLPSTPLNELAEGIERRRQLARGEFLSPRDVRAQLLFLNGRPVLRDVIECGIVLKPLEIWTFGGTPEQPADLKGGTSVVVYQPQPDAPWRLWVPLDSKRVLYTPEMESFLEQLHQFQGANPRFRLDIRTCRAVKRLDKVTGVKALLGYDKNRPLAESYSRFLDPPRDLAAWAREAAATALPELPGRLAVEDLVVTFPERQSQRTVARARITLPPESGIELATASEEEGGRPELRLLMEGVVELDGEPFDSFRVRFRQTDPSLDTPILLVLDRALRADREYVMRLRLRDEVSLREVDLSAGFRVPREADGSAEEAKPEGVVELLADGRGAVGPDALLLTPPEEDVTVGLWRTEALISGDRIRKVTFFVDGEPQLTRSRPPFGVELRLAQVPREQTVRAEGYDDNGEMVAFDELVVNQVRGAFAVRLVSPVQGFEGSGMVEVRAEVVVPEARRVETVEIRFGDQAVATLTAPPWTAQVEVPPPTEGDLQYVSAVAILDDSRSAEAVRFLNAPDFVEEVDVNLVELYAAVLDRTGRPVQGLQESDFEVFEDGRRQEIRKFEQVISLPLSVGVVVDMSGSMADSIGQAQQAGKDFIEEVLKPGDRCFVMGFADRPDLLMAPSDDAEACLYGLDGLTAIGATALHDAVVSSLYYFRGARGQKALVLLSDGDDSASNISFDIAAEYARRSGVAIYAIGFRVGPLAVNVRQKLGRLAEDTGGRTFYVSTAEELKEVYDQIEDELRSRYLVAFSSDRQSSAGEENEFREVELKVKKRGLKVRTMRGYSP from the coding sequence GTCGGTTCCACCGGCGTTAGGCCAGGTGGCCTTGCCGGAGGCGGACTTCGCCCTGTGGAGCGACAACCAGCGAGAATTCTTCACCGAGGGTCCCGCCCTGCTGTTGACGGCGGAGGAGCGCGAGCGCATCGCCGGCCTCGACGATGCCCGACGGCAGAACGAGATTCTCTCCTTCGTGTCCACGGATCCGCTTCCGTCGACTCCGCTGAACGAACTCGCCGAGGGCATCGAACGCCGCCGACAGTTGGCGCGCGGGGAGTTTCTTTCCCCGCGGGATGTGCGGGCGCAGCTCCTGTTTCTCAACGGGCGTCCCGTTTTGCGGGATGTGATCGAGTGCGGCATCGTCCTCAAACCGCTCGAGATCTGGACCTTCGGTGGCACTCCCGAGCAGCCGGCGGATCTCAAAGGCGGCACCTCGGTGGTGGTTTACCAGCCGCAGCCCGATGCCCCCTGGCGGCTGTGGGTGCCGCTCGATTCCAAGCGGGTGCTCTACACACCGGAGATGGAGAGTTTTCTCGAGCAGCTACATCAGTTCCAGGGCGCCAACCCACGCTTTCGGCTGGACATCCGCACTTGCCGAGCGGTGAAGCGGCTGGACAAGGTGACCGGCGTCAAAGCGCTTCTCGGGTACGACAAGAACCGCCCCCTGGCGGAGTCCTATTCGCGTTTCTTGGATCCGCCCAGAGATCTGGCCGCTTGGGCGCGAGAGGCGGCCGCCACGGCGCTGCCGGAATTGCCCGGCCGCCTTGCCGTCGAGGATCTCGTGGTGACCTTCCCGGAGCGCCAGTCTCAGCGCACGGTGGCCCGCGCTCGCATCACTCTGCCCCCGGAATCGGGCATCGAGCTGGCGACGGCGAGCGAGGAGGAGGGCGGCCGACCGGAGCTGCGGCTGTTGATGGAAGGCGTGGTGGAACTCGACGGTGAGCCCTTCGACTCCTTCCGCGTGCGCTTCCGCCAAACCGATCCGTCCCTCGACACCCCGATCCTGCTGGTCCTCGACCGCGCTCTGCGGGCCGATCGCGAATACGTGATGCGCCTGCGCCTGCGGGACGAGGTCAGCCTGCGGGAGGTGGATCTTTCCGCTGGTTTTCGGGTGCCGCGGGAGGCCGACGGCTCGGCCGAAGAAGCGAAACCGGAGGGTGTGGTCGAGCTACTGGCGGACGGGCGCGGAGCTGTGGGCCCGGATGCGCTGCTGCTCACGCCGCCGGAGGAAGACGTCACCGTCGGCTTGTGGCGCACCGAAGCGCTGATCAGCGGAGACCGCATTCGGAAGGTCACCTTCTTCGTTGACGGCGAGCCGCAGCTCACCCGTAGCCGTCCGCCCTTCGGGGTGGAGCTGCGTTTGGCTCAGGTTCCTCGGGAGCAGACCGTGCGGGCTGAGGGCTACGACGACAACGGCGAGATGGTCGCCTTCGATGAACTGGTCGTCAACCAGGTGCGAGGAGCCTTCGCGGTGCGCCTGGTCTCTCCCGTTCAAGGATTCGAAGGCAGCGGCATGGTGGAGGTGCGGGCGGAAGTGGTGGTACCCGAGGCGCGGCGGGTGGAAACCGTCGAAATACGCTTCGGCGATCAGGCCGTCGCCACCCTGACCGCTCCCCCCTGGACCGCCCAGGTCGAAGTGCCACCGCCAACGGAGGGTGACCTACAGTACGTCTCCGCCGTCGCCATCCTCGACGACTCGCGCAGCGCCGAAGCGGTGCGGTTTCTGAACGCGCCGGATTTCGTGGAAGAGGTCGACGTTAACCTGGTCGAGCTCTATGCGGCGGTTCTCGATCGCACCGGCCGGCCGGTGCAGGGCCTCCAGGAGTCCGATTTCGAAGTGTTTGAAGACGGCCGGCGGCAGGAGATCCGCAAGTTCGAGCAGGTCATTAGTCTACCCCTGTCGGTGGGCGTGGTGGTGGATATGTCCGGCTCCATGGCGGACTCCATCGGCCAGGCCCAACAGGCCGGGAAGGACTTTATCGAAGAAGTCTTGAAGCCCGGTGACCGCTGCTTCGTGATGGGCTTCGCCGACCGGCCGGATCTGCTGATGGCGCCGTCCGACGACGCCGAGGCGTGCCTCTATGGCCTCGACGGCCTGACCGCCATCGGTGCCACGGCCCTGCACGACGCGGTGGTCAGCAGCCTGTACTACTTCCGCGGCGCGCGCGGCCAGAAGGCGTTGGTGCTGTTGTCCGACGGCGACGATTCGGCGAGCAACATCTCCTTCGACATCGCCGCGGAGTATGCTCGGCGCAGCGGAGTAGCGATCTACGCCATCGGCTTCCGGGTGGGGCCGCTGGCCGTCAACGTCCGGCAGAAACTGGGACGCCTGGCCGAAGATACCGGTGGACGCACGTTCTACGTCAGCACCGCGGAGGAACTGAAGGAAGTGTACGACCAGATTGAAGACGAACTGCGCAGCCGGTACCTGGTGGCCTTCTCCTCCGACCGGCAAAGCTCCGCCGGCGAAGAGAACGAATTCCGGGAGGTGGAACTGAAGGTCAAGAAGCGGGGCCTCAAAGTGCGCACCATGCGCGGTTACTCGCCGTGA